The following are encoded together in the Kribbella voronezhensis genome:
- a CDS encoding CIS tube protein → MTKPIALKASGGAGSSAPAEDKKSLQKAKLKLFDSTKAGGTDRGEIPFQFNPKEVTIQKSAKWERKPAKKAKSAGSVEFNGAEPCKLTVEMFFDASGNQDNSVVTAVEKLFSCCVPTEESRGKDKPTPPLVMLQWGKIASFPAFVTSVNVKYTLFSSEGVPIRAVCSVAMEEMPNEPWRQNPTSGGQSVRRSHRMIDGDTLASLAYAEYGDPGMWRTIARYNGIDDPMRLPSGSVVVFPGAEELV, encoded by the coding sequence ATGACCAAGCCGATCGCGCTCAAGGCGTCCGGTGGGGCCGGGAGTTCGGCACCGGCCGAGGACAAGAAGTCGCTGCAGAAGGCGAAGCTGAAGCTGTTCGACTCGACCAAGGCCGGTGGCACGGATCGCGGCGAGATCCCGTTCCAGTTCAACCCCAAAGAGGTGACGATCCAGAAGTCGGCCAAGTGGGAGCGCAAGCCCGCGAAGAAGGCGAAGTCGGCCGGCTCGGTGGAGTTCAACGGCGCCGAGCCGTGCAAGCTCACCGTCGAGATGTTCTTCGATGCCTCCGGCAACCAGGACAACAGCGTCGTCACCGCGGTCGAGAAGCTGTTCAGCTGTTGCGTTCCGACCGAGGAGAGCAGGGGCAAGGACAAGCCGACGCCGCCGCTGGTCATGTTGCAGTGGGGCAAGATCGCGAGTTTCCCGGCCTTCGTCACGTCGGTGAACGTGAAGTACACGCTGTTCAGCTCCGAAGGCGTCCCGATCCGCGCGGTCTGCAGTGTCGCGATGGAGGAGATGCCGAACGAGCCGTGGCGGCAGAACCCGACCTCCGGTGGCCAGTCCGTCCGCCGGTCGCACCGGATGATCGACGGTGACACGCTCGCCTCACTCGCCTACGCGGAGTACGGCGATCCCGGCATGTGGCGCACGATCGCGCGGTACAACGGGATCGACGATCCGATGCGGCTGCCGAGTGGCTCGGTGGTCGTGTTCCCCGGTGCCGAGGAGCTGGTCTGA
- a CDS encoding phage tail protein, whose product MNPQYPEPAVTVCFGVTIDDKRLGAFNSCEGLGLEIVLEQREEGGQNGFIWQLPTRIKYTNIKLTRPLCQDTTEVMAWLASMTSGVKPSTGSITAMTAALKPVATWKLDGVIPVKWNGPGLNLDSPKVAMETLEIAHHGFKAERVA is encoded by the coding sequence ATGAATCCGCAGTATCCGGAACCGGCGGTGACCGTCTGCTTCGGCGTGACCATCGACGACAAGCGGCTGGGTGCGTTCAACAGCTGTGAAGGACTCGGCCTGGAGATCGTGCTGGAGCAGCGCGAGGAGGGCGGCCAGAACGGGTTCATCTGGCAACTGCCGACCCGGATCAAGTACACGAACATCAAGTTGACCCGGCCGCTGTGTCAGGACACCACCGAGGTGATGGCCTGGCTGGCCAGCATGACGTCCGGGGTGAAGCCGTCGACCGGCAGCATCACCGCGATGACGGCGGCTCTCAAGCCGGTCGCGACGTGGAAGCTGGACGGCGTGATCCCGGTGAAGTGGAACGGCCCGGGGCTGAACCTTGATTCGCCGAAGGTGGCGATGGAGACGCTGGAGATCGCCCATCACGGGTTCAAGGCCGAGCGGGTGGCCTGA